One region of Streptomyces sp. NBC_00442 genomic DNA includes:
- a CDS encoding trypsin-like serine peptidase: MLVRRDARGGYRPGRAGGLLLGAAVLLLVTGPLMISPSYPSSLSSSSSPAGSGNEAMAVRAGPSAASTPLRTGVRPASPHAGPPAGTGAGAGAGAGAGSVEYRSPPREAPAGCAAERRRPDPHDVRPACSYPVVGVFLRPGGQKTCTAAVVDSRHGDLLVTAAHCLPLDGASFAPGYHDGIAPRGRWPVLASLADPRFAEARKGAEHWPYDWAFVRVARVGGRSVQEAVGSAFHVPPHPERLPSDLGRVTLIGYPHNRPGQHICTVDSEPAYGDFRQARCAGFSSGVSGSPWVISAQEGEGIVVGVLGGAERGGGFLSDVSYTARFDAGIGALFERAQGVGPQDSLLLP; encoded by the coding sequence GTGCTTGTGCGAAGAGATGCTCGTGGCGGGTACCGGCCGGGAAGGGCGGGCGGCCTGCTCCTCGGTGCCGCCGTGCTCCTGCTGGTGACCGGCCCGTTGATGATCTCGCCGTCCTACCCGTCCTCCCTGTCTTCCTCGTCCTCCCCCGCCGGCTCCGGGAACGAGGCCATGGCCGTGCGCGCCGGCCCCTCGGCCGCGTCGACGCCGCTGCGGACGGGGGTGCGTCCGGCGAGTCCCCACGCAGGGCCGCCCGCGGGAACCGGAGCCGGAGCCGGAGCCGGAGCCGGAGCCGGCAGTGTGGAGTACCGGAGCCCGCCGCGGGAGGCACCCGCGGGCTGTGCCGCGGAGCGGCGCCGCCCCGATCCGCACGACGTGCGGCCGGCGTGCTCGTATCCGGTGGTGGGGGTCTTTCTGCGGCCCGGCGGCCAGAAGACGTGCACGGCGGCCGTGGTGGACAGCCGGCACGGGGATCTGCTGGTGACGGCGGCGCACTGTCTTCCGCTTGACGGCGCGTCGTTCGCACCCGGCTACCACGACGGCATCGCCCCGCGGGGCCGGTGGCCGGTCCTCGCCTCGCTCGCGGACCCCCGGTTCGCCGAGGCCCGCAAGGGGGCGGAGCACTGGCCGTACGACTGGGCGTTCGTGCGGGTGGCCCGGGTGGGCGGGCGAAGCGTCCAGGAGGCGGTGGGCTCGGCCTTCCACGTGCCGCCGCACCCGGAACGGTTACCGTCCGATCTCGGCCGGGTCACACTGATCGGCTATCCGCACAACCGGCCGGGCCAGCACATCTGCACCGTGGATTCCGAGCCCGCGTACGGCGATTTCCGGCAGGCGCGCTGCGCCGGCTTCTCCAGCGGGGTGTCCGGCAGCCCGTGGGTGATCTCGGCGCAGGAGGGCGAGGGCATCGTGGTCGGGGTACTGGGCGGCGCCGAGCGCGGTGGCGGCTTCCTGTCCGACGTCTCGTACACGGCGCGCTTCGACGCGGGGATCGGCGCCCTGTTCGAGAGGGCCCAGGGGGTCGGGCCCCAGGACTCCCTGCTCCTGCCGTGA
- a CDS encoding PHP domain-containing protein, which translates to MDPVSALKRIAFLLERAQEATYRVRAFRTAAEAVAEMPPDERAARAAVAGQLEAVKGIGPKTARVVREALAGEVPGYLQRLEADVEAAAPLVEGGDRMRAALRGDCHLHSDWSDGGSPIADMGRAAADLGHAWAVLTDHSPRLTVANGLSADRLRRQLDVVAGLNEEWAPFRLLTGIECDILDDGSLDQEDELLDRLDIVVVSVHSKLRMDADAMTRRMVAAVSNPLADVLGHCTGRLVTGRGRPESRFDADAVFAACADAGTAIEINSRPERLDPPRRLLTRAVEAGVLFAIDTDAHAPGQLDWQVYGCARAEECGVPPERVITTWPVDDLLSWARTRAVPAKA; encoded by the coding sequence ATGGATCCCGTGTCGGCCCTCAAACGGATCGCCTTCCTGCTCGAACGTGCGCAGGAGGCCACCTACCGCGTCCGTGCCTTCCGTACCGCGGCCGAAGCGGTCGCGGAGATGCCTCCGGACGAACGCGCGGCGCGCGCGGCGGTCGCCGGGCAGCTGGAAGCGGTGAAGGGGATCGGGCCGAAGACCGCCCGTGTGGTGCGTGAGGCGCTCGCGGGCGAGGTGCCGGGCTACCTCCAACGGCTTGAGGCCGACGTCGAAGCCGCGGCGCCGCTCGTCGAGGGCGGCGACAGGATGAGGGCCGCCCTGCGGGGCGACTGCCATCTGCACTCCGACTGGTCGGACGGCGGCAGTCCCATCGCCGACATGGGCCGCGCCGCCGCGGACCTCGGGCACGCATGGGCGGTACTCACCGACCACTCGCCCCGGCTGACCGTCGCGAACGGCCTCAGCGCGGACCGGCTGCGCCGCCAGCTGGACGTGGTGGCGGGGCTGAACGAGGAGTGGGCCCCGTTCAGGCTGCTCACCGGCATCGAGTGCGACATCCTGGACGACGGCTCCCTCGACCAGGAGGACGAGTTGCTCGACCGGCTCGACATCGTCGTCGTGTCCGTGCACTCCAAGCTGCGTATGGACGCCGACGCCATGACCCGGCGCATGGTCGCGGCGGTGAGCAACCCACTCGCGGACGTCCTCGGGCACTGCACCGGTCGCCTGGTCACCGGCCGCGGGCGTCCCGAGTCCCGGTTCGACGCCGACGCGGTCTTCGCGGCGTGCGCCGACGCGGGGACCGCGATCGAGATCAACAGCCGGCCGGAACGGCTCGACCCGCCGCGCCGGCTGCTGACCCGGGCCGTCGAAGCGGGCGTCCTGTTCGCCATCGACACCGACGCACACGCGCCGGGTCAGCTCGACTGGCAGGTCTACGGCTGCGCCCGTGCCGAGGAGTGCGGTGTCCCGCCGGAGCGCGTCATCACGACGTGGCCCGTCGACGACCTGCTGTCCTGGGCCCGCACCCGCGCGGTCCCCGCGAAGGCGTGA
- a CDS encoding ribonuclease H family protein — MSDRVVVAACDGASKGNPGPAGWAWVIADPQGRPERWEAGPLGTATNNVGELTALEQLLEAVDAGTRMQVRMDSQYAMKAVTQWLPGWKRNGWKTSAGKPVANRELVERIDELLTERHVEFVHVAAHQVGGDPLNAIADQAASDAATSQRAAGTALGDLELPVPAPARASATRARPATARKASSTAGSAPSGKPRTIKAKFPGRCPCGQPYAAGTPIMKRDGGWGHPDCSPVA, encoded by the coding sequence ATGTCTGATCGTGTTGTTGTTGCCGCGTGTGATGGGGCGTCGAAGGGCAACCCGGGGCCCGCCGGCTGGGCCTGGGTGATCGCCGATCCGCAGGGCCGGCCCGAGCGCTGGGAGGCGGGTCCGCTCGGCACCGCCACCAACAATGTCGGTGAACTCACCGCCCTTGAACAGCTCCTCGAAGCCGTCGACGCGGGCACCCGCATGCAGGTGCGGATGGATTCCCAGTACGCCATGAAGGCGGTGACCCAGTGGTTGCCGGGCTGGAAGCGCAACGGCTGGAAGACCTCAGCGGGCAAGCCGGTCGCCAACCGTGAACTCGTCGAGCGTATCGACGAGTTGCTCACCGAGCGCCATGTGGAGTTCGTCCATGTGGCCGCGCACCAGGTCGGTGGGGACCCGCTGAACGCGATCGCGGACCAGGCCGCGAGCGACGCGGCCACCTCCCAGCGTGCCGCCGGGACCGCTCTGGGTGACCTGGAGTTGCCGGTACCGGCCCCGGCTCGCGCGTCCGCCACGCGCGCCCGGCCCGCCACCGCGCGCAAGGCGTCGTCCACGGCCGGGTCGGCGCCGTCGGGCAAGCCGCGGACCATCAAGGCGAAGTTCCCCGGACGCTGCCCGTGCGGTCAGCCGTACGCCGCCGGCACTCCCATCATGAAGCGCGACGGAGGCTGGGGTCACCCGGACTGCAGCCCTGTGGCGTGA
- a CDS encoding glutamate--cysteine ligase: protein MRTVGVEEELLLVDPGTGAPCARAVEVLDRLTKCAAGEGGVPAGVFARELQGHQLEFGTRPQHDMDELGVEIVRWRRVAARHARQAGVALAALATSPLPARPAVNVSHRYQWMEEQFGLTTQEQLTCGCHVHVSVASDEEGVAVVDRIQPWLPVLTALSANSPYWQGTDTLYSSYRSRVWGRWPMSGPTGSFGSAERYHAQVDAMVTSGVIRDRGMIYFDARLSHRYPTVEIRVADVCLEATTTLLVACLSRALVETAARDWRSGNEPLVHGVSLLRLAAWRAARSGLDGDLLHPLTMRPATPQVVAAALLDHVREALDDSGDLAWARKTTAELQARGNGARIQRALFAHTGSLSDVVAACVRHTLGERQLRYPAPDWTRPTPSG, encoded by the coding sequence GTGCGCACCGTAGGCGTGGAAGAGGAATTGCTCCTTGTCGATCCGGGCACCGGAGCGCCATGCGCCCGCGCCGTGGAGGTGCTCGACCGGCTGACCAAGTGTGCCGCCGGGGAGGGCGGCGTCCCTGCAGGCGTGTTCGCCCGTGAACTACAGGGCCATCAGCTGGAGTTCGGCACACGTCCGCAGCACGACATGGACGAGCTGGGAGTCGAGATAGTGCGCTGGCGGCGCGTGGCGGCCCGTCACGCGCGGCAGGCGGGAGTCGCGCTCGCCGCGCTGGCCACCTCTCCCCTCCCGGCCCGGCCCGCGGTCAACGTGAGTCACCGGTACCAGTGGATGGAGGAGCAGTTCGGTCTGACGACCCAGGAACAGCTCACCTGCGGCTGCCATGTGCATGTGTCGGTGGCATCGGACGAGGAGGGCGTCGCGGTGGTGGACCGGATCCAGCCGTGGCTGCCCGTCCTGACCGCGCTCAGCGCGAACTCGCCGTACTGGCAGGGCACGGACACCCTGTACAGCAGTTACCGCAGCAGGGTGTGGGGCCGGTGGCCCATGTCGGGACCCACGGGCTCGTTCGGCTCCGCGGAGCGCTACCACGCCCAGGTCGACGCCATGGTGACCAGCGGTGTGATCCGCGACCGGGGCATGATCTATTTCGACGCCCGGCTCTCGCACCGCTATCCCACCGTGGAGATCCGCGTCGCGGACGTCTGTCTTGAGGCCACCACCACCCTGCTCGTGGCATGTCTGTCCCGTGCGTTGGTCGAGACCGCGGCACGGGACTGGCGGAGCGGGAACGAACCCCTGGTGCACGGGGTGAGCCTGCTGCGGCTCGCCGCGTGGCGCGCCGCGCGCTCGGGGCTCGACGGCGACCTGCTGCACCCGCTGACCATGCGGCCGGCCACCCCACAGGTGGTCGCGGCGGCCCTGCTCGACCACGTGCGGGAGGCACTCGACGACAGCGGGGACCTCGCCTGGGCCCGCAAGACGACCGCCGAACTCCAGGCCCGAGGCAATGGTGCCCGCATCCAGCGCGCCCTGTTCGCCCATACCGGGAGTCTCAGCGATGTGGTCGCAGCATGTGTGCGGCACACCCTGGGCGAACGCCAACTCCGTTACCCGGCACCGGATTGGACACGCCCCACACCCTCGGGGTGA
- a CDS encoding DUF6299 family protein: MRVRLVAAGAVAAAGALLGAASGPAGAALSDTVTASPNGTVAKDGTVTLSGTYSCSPPTGSGPIFVSSGVLTGSVLHGIGGTPATCDGAEHTWVNTEKLSHPETVPPGEAVVQATLMRLDTRTGLPLPVVLATDRHAVDLRAVEG; the protein is encoded by the coding sequence ATGCGCGTACGTCTTGTCGCCGCCGGGGCGGTCGCCGCCGCCGGAGCCCTTCTCGGCGCGGCCTCGGGCCCGGCCGGGGCCGCCCTCTCGGACACCGTGACCGCAAGCCCGAACGGGACGGTCGCCAAGGACGGCACCGTCACCCTGTCGGGCACCTACAGCTGTTCCCCGCCGACGGGGTCCGGCCCGATCTTCGTGTCGAGCGGGGTGCTGACCGGTTCCGTGCTCCACGGGATCGGCGGTACGCCGGCCACGTGCGACGGCGCGGAACACACATGGGTCAACACCGAGAAGCTCAGCCACCCGGAAACGGTGCCGCCCGGCGAGGCCGTGGTCCAGGCGACCCTGATGCGTCTGGACACGCGGACCGGCCTGCCGCTGCCCGTCGTCCTCGCCACCGACCGGCACGCCGTGGACCTCCGCGCCGTCGAGGGCTGA
- a CDS encoding MFS transporter, translated as MSPSSRAAPSGLLRMRDFRLLLAGAAAGQAGAQVTLVALPLVAVLELEAPAFQVGLLTAAETAAFLLIGLPAGAWVDRMRKIPLMIRADLIRSLAMASIPAAAVADALTMAQLYVVALVTGVATVFFDVAHQSYLPHLLPREQLVAGNGALETVRSSAQVAGPGLGGGLVQAVGAHLAIVADAVGYAVSALFLLAIRRPEAAPEPVPGASLRKDVVEGLRFVLGQPLLRVIAGTTGLGNFFTAMLMATQTIFLVRVLGLAPAAVGVMLSASAVGGLAGALSAGRFAARFGQARLIWLSALVSGPFALLWPLSGRGAAAALFALGSAVVFFGAVVYNVAQVSFRQTLCPPRLLGRMNATLRFVMWGTLPLGALVGGAVADAFGARAALWICAAGFLVVPLPLLLSPLRRMRDLPAPAHSEDTVPQGTERHDDGRHDAERHDTERHDAERHDAERHDDGRQDVAHGHDENVPVA; from the coding sequence ATGTCCCCTTCGTCCCGGGCCGCTCCCAGCGGTCTGCTCCGTATGCGCGATTTCCGTCTGCTGCTCGCCGGAGCCGCGGCCGGGCAGGCCGGCGCCCAAGTCACCCTGGTCGCCCTGCCGTTGGTGGCCGTCCTCGAACTCGAAGCGCCCGCCTTCCAGGTGGGGCTGCTCACCGCGGCGGAGACCGCGGCGTTCCTGCTCATCGGTCTGCCCGCGGGGGCCTGGGTCGACCGGATGCGCAAAATACCCCTGATGATCCGCGCCGATCTGATCCGCTCCCTGGCGATGGCCAGCATTCCGGCCGCCGCCGTCGCGGACGCGCTGACCATGGCACAGCTCTATGTGGTGGCCCTGGTCACCGGCGTCGCGACGGTCTTCTTCGACGTGGCCCACCAGAGCTATCTGCCCCATCTCCTGCCCAGGGAGCAGTTGGTGGCCGGCAACGGGGCGCTGGAGACGGTACGTTCCTCGGCCCAGGTGGCCGGGCCCGGCCTCGGTGGCGGCCTCGTCCAAGCTGTGGGGGCGCACCTGGCGATCGTCGCCGACGCGGTCGGCTACGCCGTCTCGGCCCTGTTCCTCCTGGCCATCCGCCGCCCCGAGGCCGCACCCGAACCCGTACCCGGCGCGTCCCTGCGCAAGGACGTCGTGGAGGGCCTGCGCTTCGTGCTCGGTCAGCCGCTGCTGCGGGTGATCGCGGGTACCACCGGGCTCGGCAACTTCTTCACCGCCATGCTGATGGCCACCCAGACCATCTTCCTGGTCCGCGTCCTCGGCCTGGCGCCGGCGGCGGTCGGCGTCATGCTCTCGGCGTCGGCCGTCGGCGGCCTCGCGGGTGCGCTGAGTGCGGGGCGCTTCGCCGCCCGCTTCGGCCAGGCCCGCCTGATCTGGCTGTCGGCTCTCGTCAGCGGGCCCTTCGCCCTGCTGTGGCCGCTTTCGGGCAGGGGCGCCGCCGCCGCGCTGTTCGCGCTCGGCTCCGCCGTGGTCTTCTTCGGCGCCGTCGTCTACAACGTCGCCCAGGTGAGCTTCCGTCAAACTCTTTGCCCACCACGCCTGTTGGGCCGGATGAACGCGACCCTGCGCTTCGTCATGTGGGGCACCCTTCCGCTCGGCGCCCTCGTCGGCGGCGCCGTGGCCGACGCGTTCGGAGCGCGTGCGGCGCTGTGGATCTGCGCGGCCGGCTTCCTCGTCGTCCCGCTGCCCCTGCTGCTCTCGCCGCTGCGCCGAATGCGGGACCTCCCCGCGCCGGCGCACTCCGAGGACACCGTGCCGCAGGGTACCGAGCGACACGACGACGGGCGACACGACGCCGAGCGACACGACACCGAGCGACACGACGCCGAGCGACACGACGCCGAGCGACACGACGACGGGCGGCAGGACGTCGCGCACGGTCACGACGAGAACGTTCCTGTCGCCTGA
- a CDS encoding condensation domain-containing protein, with amino-acid sequence MHPSITGQYLARYQRLGAGDPAPGLLPVTGAQRRFLLVRALDPAGRADIVPMFFAFPRGTVDPARLRAAANHLAARHPVLRSRACVVRGTPVLRPEPADVPLEHIAPAPGEDARDALRRALAGWVADGPPLRLLLAHDGPNAEEEVLAVVLDHTACDGQSLARVVEELGAAYRDRTGPHDLPPADAAAELAAYKDAVLSQLAAEDRAASPRALAYWAERLHPAHEQAPLPGARRMSAELPTGATELLLPSPPGGVPFPALLDACRAAASALYGIGPVSPIGYPWGGRPAGAGPVLGCFLNTVVFPADTANTPAPEVTATQWWDDLDRADTPFDDVVRAVRAGGSAWSGRLDGLLTVDDARYLTPLRLGATPGREVHIDGRQLRAPFAVSATQGPELHLRMVWDRAVLDDRAAEDAFAALCAALPAGEPVH; translated from the coding sequence GTGCACCCCAGCATCACGGGCCAGTACCTCGCCCGCTACCAGCGCCTCGGCGCGGGTGACCCGGCCCCCGGACTGCTGCCCGTCACCGGAGCCCAGCGGCGCTTCCTGCTCGTGCGCGCCCTGGACCCGGCCGGCCGCGCCGACATCGTCCCGATGTTCTTCGCCTTCCCGCGCGGCACCGTCGACCCGGCGCGCCTGCGCGCCGCGGCGAACCACCTGGCCGCCCGCCACCCCGTCCTGCGCTCCCGGGCCTGTGTCGTGCGGGGCACGCCCGTCCTGCGGCCCGAGCCCGCCGACGTACCGCTGGAGCACATCGCCCCCGCGCCCGGCGAGGACGCGCGGGACGCCTTGCGGCGCGCCCTGGCCGGGTGGGTCGCCGACGGTCCGCCGCTGCGGCTCCTCCTCGCCCACGACGGCCCGAACGCCGAGGAGGAGGTGCTCGCCGTCGTCCTCGACCACACCGCATGCGACGGCCAGTCCCTCGCCCGCGTCGTCGAAGAACTCGGCGCCGCCTACCGCGACCGCACCGGACCCCACGACCTGCCGCCCGCCGACGCGGCCGCCGAACTCGCCGCCTACAAGGACGCCGTACTGAGCCAGCTCGCCGCCGAGGACCGCGCCGCATCGCCCCGCGCGCTGGCCTACTGGGCTGAGCGACTGCACCCCGCCCACGAGCAGGCGCCGCTGCCCGGAGCGCGGCGCATGTCGGCGGAACTGCCCACAGGCGCAACGGAGTTGCTGCTCCCCTCGCCTCCGGGAGGCGTACCCTTCCCGGCTCTGCTCGACGCCTGCCGGGCGGCGGCCTCGGCCCTGTACGGAATCGGACCCGTCTCGCCCATCGGCTACCCCTGGGGTGGCCGCCCGGCCGGCGCCGGGCCCGTGCTCGGCTGCTTCCTCAACACCGTGGTCTTCCCCGCCGACACCGCGAACACGCCCGCGCCCGAGGTGACGGCCACCCAGTGGTGGGACGACCTGGACCGCGCCGACACCCCCTTCGACGACGTGGTGCGGGCGGTCCGGGCCGGCGGTTCCGCCTGGTCCGGCAGGCTCGACGGGCTCCTCACCGTCGACGACGCCCGCTACCTGACCCCCCTGCGGCTGGGTGCGACACCGGGCCGTGAGGTGCACATCGACGGCCGGCAGCTCCGCGCGCCCTTCGCGGTCTCCGCCACTCAGGGGCCCGAACTCCACCTCCGCATGGTGTGGGACCGCGCGGTCCTCGACGACCGTGCCGCCGAAGACGCCTTCGCGGCCCTGTGCGCGGCGCTGCCCGCCGGTGAGCCCGTCCACTGA
- a CDS encoding non-ribosomal peptide synthetase, with amino-acid sequence MLPLSSSQEIVWLHEQVQPGSRAYNFTASLDLWGTLDVDALRSGLTATLARHPGLRLELVPVAGAMPGQRVADVCTPRLRTVDITWEADPEAAFEELLRAEAETPLDTFDAPLLRWTLVKLGEDRHRLIHVEHHLIHDGHSFAILLNDVFSVYSAQVRGESIQLGEASSYADHVRDRAGDVRAEELSAGLEYWADTLRDVSYDMPLPGLARPGARRRHHGGQLRQSIGADLAERLRAHTRERGLTPFATLLGLFAELLRRHSGRSQMVVGTAVGNRPRGYEDAVGMFVNTIPLRLDLDPGAPAEDTMDEVTDTLIRALPHQEVPVQELTRALGLHTSGADNPLFDVMFSAHDAPLPELDVPGLDITLFEGFNTGTTRFDLDVVLLPDDRRGVSLRHGAAGMTLVWDYDADLFGEDVAKLLAGRFLDLLRAYLDAPATVLADLALPAAPPQADPAPAVAAGRDPLDPAAAQDPSLPAFLIGARRITYGELDDRVTSLAGRMLAAGVSAGQPVAALLPRGADSVVALLACLRTGAVYCPLSPSDPAARRELLLDRLAPALVLTAPGTAVSVPAGLPSAAVDAAVLPDARAADVVPDAAYVIHTSGSTGTPKAVAVGRAALVNHLTGAAERFALAPGDRVLLFAQPSFDVALEEVLPSLYAGACLVVPEQDVPTGGELARTLAAARVTVANLPTSYFLATRQDLLPALTEGRWAPRLLVLGGERIPADVMRTFFAEAGTDREPGSRTGAHTGTGINSGTGTGRPAFTVLNVYGVTEAAISSTVHEITADSLVEGAEIPLGSELPGERIHILDQALRPLPTGAVGELAVAGAGLAEGYVKNPEATAARFVTVGALGGERVYLTGDLGYRGEDGLLRFLGRRDNQIKLRGHRIELEEVEAAASAALGGRSCAVVLDREADGGPRLVAFRERADEVEEWDERALHAELSRRLPGALVPSRWVLLDTMPTLAGGKPNRVALARTAAETAPVAPIEEAAPMSDPARSGDPAVVLLAEGWREVLGHDRFDETSHFFHIGGHSLLAAQLAAWLEPRLGERPSLRLLFQHPVLADQARALSETARTETARTETTVPALSTPKES; translated from the coding sequence ATGCTCCCCCTCTCCTCCTCGCAGGAGATCGTCTGGCTGCACGAACAAGTGCAGCCGGGCAGCCGCGCCTACAACTTCACCGCCTCCCTCGACCTGTGGGGCACCCTCGATGTGGACGCGCTGCGCAGCGGCCTCACCGCCACCCTCGCCCGCCACCCCGGTCTCCGTCTCGAACTGGTGCCCGTGGCGGGCGCCATGCCCGGCCAGCGGGTCGCCGACGTCTGCACGCCGCGGCTGCGCACCGTGGACATCACCTGGGAGGCCGACCCCGAGGCCGCCTTCGAGGAGCTGCTGAGGGCCGAGGCGGAGACCCCGCTCGACACCTTCGACGCACCCCTGCTGCGCTGGACCCTCGTCAAACTCGGCGAAGACCGGCACCGGCTCATCCACGTCGAGCACCATCTGATCCACGACGGGCACTCGTTCGCCATCCTGCTGAACGACGTCTTCAGCGTCTACAGCGCCCAAGTGCGCGGTGAATCCATTCAGTTGGGCGAGGCGAGCTCATACGCCGACCATGTGCGGGACCGGGCCGGCGACGTACGGGCCGAGGAGCTGAGCGCCGGCCTGGAGTACTGGGCGGACACCCTGCGCGACGTCTCGTACGACATGCCGCTGCCCGGACTCGCCCGGCCGGGGGCACGGCGGCGCCACCACGGCGGGCAGCTGCGCCAGTCGATCGGCGCGGACCTCGCGGAGCGGCTGCGCGCCCACACCCGTGAGCGCGGCCTCACTCCGTTCGCCACACTCCTCGGACTCTTCGCCGAACTGCTGCGGCGCCACAGCGGACGCAGCCAGATGGTGGTGGGAACCGCCGTGGGCAACCGCCCGCGCGGCTACGAGGACGCCGTCGGCATGTTCGTCAACACCATCCCGCTCCGTCTCGACCTGGACCCCGGCGCTCCCGCCGAGGACACCATGGACGAGGTCACCGACACGCTCATCCGTGCGCTCCCGCACCAGGAAGTGCCGGTCCAGGAGCTGACCCGGGCCCTCGGGCTGCACACGTCGGGCGCCGACAACCCGCTGTTCGACGTCATGTTCAGCGCCCACGACGCGCCGCTGCCCGAACTCGACGTGCCCGGCCTCGACATCACCCTCTTCGAGGGCTTCAACACCGGCACCACCCGCTTCGACCTCGACGTGGTGCTGCTCCCCGACGACCGCCGCGGCGTGAGCCTGCGCCACGGCGCGGCCGGCATGACCCTCGTGTGGGACTACGACGCCGATCTCTTCGGCGAAGATGTGGCGAAGCTGCTCGCCGGACGCTTCCTCGACCTGCTGCGCGCCTATCTCGACGCCCCGGCCACCGTCCTCGCCGACCTGGCGCTCCCCGCGGCGCCCCCTCAGGCGGACCCCGCGCCCGCCGTGGCGGCCGGCCGCGATCCGCTCGACCCGGCCGCCGCCCAGGATCCGTCGCTGCCCGCGTTCCTCATCGGTGCCCGCCGGATCACCTACGGAGAACTCGACGACCGGGTGACCTCGCTCGCCGGGCGGATGCTGGCCGCCGGCGTGAGCGCGGGGCAGCCGGTCGCCGCGCTGCTGCCGCGCGGCGCCGACTCGGTCGTGGCGCTGCTCGCCTGCCTGCGGACCGGCGCGGTGTACTGCCCGCTGTCGCCGTCCGATCCGGCCGCCCGCCGTGAGCTGCTGCTCGACCGGTTGGCACCCGCCTTGGTCCTCACGGCCCCGGGCACCGCGGTGAGCGTCCCCGCGGGCCTGCCGAGCGCGGCGGTCGACGCGGCCGTCCTGCCGGATGCCCGCGCGGCGGACGTGGTGCCCGATGCGGCGTACGTCATCCACACCTCCGGCTCGACCGGCACACCCAAGGCCGTCGCCGTCGGCCGGGCCGCCCTGGTCAACCATCTGACCGGGGCGGCCGAGCGGTTCGCGCTCGCGCCGGGCGACCGTGTGCTGCTCTTCGCCCAGCCGTCGTTCGACGTGGCCCTCGAAGAGGTGCTTCCCTCGCTGTACGCGGGCGCCTGTCTGGTCGTACCGGAGCAGGACGTACCGACCGGCGGGGAGCTCGCGCGGACGCTCGCCGCCGCCCGCGTCACCGTCGCCAACCTGCCCACCAGCTACTTCCTCGCCACCCGCCAGGACCTCCTGCCGGCGCTCACCGAGGGACGCTGGGCGCCGCGGCTGCTCGTTCTCGGCGGCGAGCGCATCCCCGCCGACGTGATGCGTACGTTTTTCGCCGAGGCGGGCACGGACCGCGAGCCCGGCTCCCGAACGGGCGCGCACACCGGCACCGGCATCAACTCGGGCACCGGGACCGGCCGCCCCGCGTTCACCGTGCTCAACGTCTACGGCGTCACCGAAGCCGCCATCAGCTCCACCGTGCACGAGATCACTGCGGACAGCCTCGTCGAAGGCGCCGAGATCCCGCTCGGCAGCGAGCTTCCCGGCGAACGGATCCACATCCTGGACCAGGCGCTGCGTCCGCTGCCCACCGGCGCGGTCGGCGAACTTGCCGTCGCGGGCGCCGGCCTCGCCGAGGGTTACGTCAAGAACCCGGAGGCCACCGCGGCCCGCTTCGTCACCGTCGGCGCACTCGGCGGTGAGCGCGTCTACCTCACCGGAGACCTCGGCTACCGCGGCGAGGACGGCCTGCTGCGCTTCCTCGGACGGCGCGACAACCAGATCAAGCTGCGCGGCCACCGCATCGAACTCGAAGAGGTGGAGGCCGCGGCCTCCGCGGCGCTCGGCGGCCGGTCCTGCGCCGTCGTCCTCGACCGCGAGGCCGACGGCGGCCCCCGTCTCGTCGCCTTCCGCGAACGCGCCGACGAAGTCGAGGAATGGGACGAGCGGGCGCTCCACGCCGAGCTGAGCCGCCGCCTGCCCGGCGCCCTCGTGCCCTCCCGCTGGGTGCTCCTCGACACCATGCCGACCCTTGCCGGAGGAAAGCCGAACCGAGTGGCCCTGGCCCGCACGGCGGCCGAGACGGCGCCCGTCGCGCCCATCGAGGAGGCGGCCCCGATGTCGGACCCGGCCCGCTCCGGCGACCCGGCCGTCGTCCTGCTCGCCGAAGGCTGGCGCGAGGTGCTCGGCCACGACCGCTTCGATGAGACCTCGCACTTCTTCCACATCGGCGGCCACTCCCTGCTCGCCGCGCAACTGGCGGCCTGGCTCGAACCGCGCCTGGGCGAGCGCCCCTCGTTGCGCCTGCTCTTCCAGCACCCGGTCCTCGCCGACCAGGCCCGCGCCCTCAGCGAGACCGCACGCACCGAGACCGCCCGCACCGAGACGACCGTCCCCGCCCTCAGCACGCCGAAGGAGTCCTGA